The following proteins are co-located in the Tachysurus vachellii isolate PV-2020 chromosome 17, HZAU_Pvac_v1, whole genome shotgun sequence genome:
- the nop16 gene encoding nucleolar protein 16 — MVKRASKRNTFNYNVSRKKLKKNMIKKQRPRIECDQIRKAWNPHKTAKQNMRDMGLAFGSRRVSPTTSKAGDEPVARVLKPYVVREMEEEANLPRKDTTTCSTDLIEFVQHMIREHGEDYKAMARDEKNYYQDTPKQIKRKVDLYKRCHADEHATFLASLQAQTSL, encoded by the exons ATGGTTAAAAGAGCAAGTAAACGGAACACGTTCAATTACAATGTGAgcagaaagaaattaaaaaagaatatgataaaaaaacaaaggccGAGGATTGAATG cGATCAGATCCGGAAAGCTTGGAATCCCCAcaaaacagccaagcagaacaTGCGGGACATGGGCCTGGCGTTCGGGAGCAGACGAGTTTCTCCTACCACGAGCAAG GCAGGTGACGAACCCGTGGCTCGAGTCCTCAAACCCTATGTTGTCAGAG AAATGGAAGAAGAGGCCAATCTGCCGAGGAAGGACACCACGACCTGCTCGACCGATCTCATCGAATTCGTTCAGCACATGATCCGTGAACACGGCGAAGACTACAAG GCCATGGCGAGGGACGAGAAGAACTACTATCAAGACACACCTAAACAAATCAAGAGGAAAGTGGACTTGTATAAGCGTTGTCATGCCGATGAGCACGCCACGTTCCTCGCCTCATTACAGGCCCAGACCTCATTGTGA